A single Dasypus novemcinctus isolate mDasNov1 chromosome 4, mDasNov1.1.hap2, whole genome shotgun sequence DNA region contains:
- the TNK2 gene encoding activated CDC42 kinase 1 isoform X9, protein MQPEEGTGWLLELLSEVQLQQYFLRLRDDLNVTRLSHFEYVKNEDLEKIGMGRPGQRRLWEAVKRRKAMCKRKSWMSKSALRKTSPTPGGPAGEGSLQSLTCLIGEKDLRLLEKLGDGSFGVVRRGEWDAPSGKTVSVAVKCLKPDVLSQPEAMDDFIREVNAMHSLDHRNLIRLYGVVLTPPMKMVTELAPLGSLLDRLRKHQGHFLLGTLSRYAVQVAEGMGYLESKRFIHRDLAARNLLLATRDLVKIGDFGLMRALPQNDDHYVMQEHRKVPFAWCAPESLKTRTFSHASDTWMFGVTLWEMFTYGQEPWIGLNGSQILHKIDKEGERLPRPEDCPQDIYNVMVQCWAHKPEDRPTFVALRDFLLEAQPTDMRALQDFEEPDKLHIQMNDVITVIEGRAENYWWRGQNTRTLCVGPFPRNVVTSVAGLSAQDISQPLQNSFIHTGHGDSNPRHCWGFPDRIDELYLGNPMDPPDLLSVELSTSRPTQHHPGRAKREPPPRPPQPAIFTQKPTYDPVCEDQDPLSSDFKRLGLRKPGLPRALWLAKPSARVPGTKAGRGSGAEVTLIDFGEEPVAPAARPCAPSLARLAMDACSLLDKTPPQSPTRALPRPLHPTPVVDWDARPLPPPPAYDDVAQDEDDFEVCSINSTLVGLGVPAGPSQGETNYAFVPEQARLPPPLEDNLFLLPQGGSKPPSSAQTAEIFQALQQECMRQLQVPAGSLASSPSPAGDDKPQVPPRVPIPPRPTRPRGELSPAPLGEEETGQWPGPASPPRVPPREPLSPQGSRTPSPLVLPGSSPLPPRLSSSPGKAMPTTQSFASDPKYATPQVIQAPGPRAGPCILPIVRDGKKISSTHYYLLPERPPYLERYQRFLRETQSPEETAPLPVPLLLPPPSTPAPAAPTATVRPMPQAAPDPKANFSSNNSNSGARPPTLRAAARLSQRGCPGDGPEAGRPADKIQTLQAMVHGVTTEECQAALQSHGWSVQRAAQYLKVEQLFGLGLRPRGECHKVLEMFDWNLEQAGCHLLGSCGPAHHKR, encoded by the exons ATGCAGCCAGAGGAGGGCACAGGCTGGCTCCTGGAACTGCTATCCGAGGTGCAGCTGCAGCAGTACTTCCTGCGGCTCCGCGACGACCTCAATGTTACCCGCTTGTCCCACTTTGAGTACGTCAAGAATGAGGACCTGGAGAAGATTGGCATGGGCCGGCCTG GCCAGCGGCGGCTGTGGGAGGCTGTGAAAAGGCGAAAGGCCATGTGCAAGCGCAAGTCTTGGATGAGCAAG AGCGCCCTCCGAAagacctcccccaccccagggggCCCAGCAGGGGAGGGGTCCCTGCAGAGCCTCACCTGCCTCATCGGGGAGAAGGACCTGCGCCTCTTGGAGAAGCTGGGAGATGGCTCCTTCGGCGTGGTGCGCAGGGGCGAGTGGGACGCCCCCTCGGGGAAGACG GTGAGTGTGGCTGTGAAGTGCCTGAAACCGGACGTGCTAAGCCAGCCGGAAGCCATGGACGACTTCATCCGGGAGGTCAACGCCATGCACTCGCTCGACCACCGCAACCTCATCCGCCTCTACGGCGTGGTGCTCACGCCGCCCATGAAGATG GTGACAGAGCTGGCGCCTCTGGGCTCGCTGCTGGACAGACTGCGCAAGCACCAGGGCCACTTCCTCCTGGGGACTCTGAGCCGCTATGCTGTGCAGGTGGCTGAGGGCATGGGCTACCTGGAGTCCAAGCGCTTTATTCACCGCGACCTGGCTGCCCGCAATCTGCTGCTGGCCACCCGGGACCTGGTCAAGATCGGGGACTTCGGGCTGATGCGAGCACTGCCCCAGAACGATGACCACTACGTCATGCAGGAGCATCGCAAGGTGCCCTTTGCCTG GTGTGCCCCCGAGAGCCTGAAGACACGCACCTTCTCCCATGCCAGCGACACCTGGATGTTTGGGGTGACGCTGTGGGAGATGTTCACCTATGGCCAGGAGCCCTGGATTGGCCTCAATGGCAGTCAG ATCCTGCACAAGATTGACAAGGAGGGGGAGCGCCTGCCCCGACCCGAGGACTGTCCCCAAGACATCTACAACGTCATGGTGCAGTGCTGGGCTCACAAGCCAGAGGACAGACCCACCTTCGTGGCCCTTCGGGacttcctgctggag GCCCAGCCCACGGACATGCGGGCCCTGCAGGACTTTGAGGAGCCGGACAAGCTGCACATCCAGATGAATGACGTCATCACAGTCATCGAGGGGAG GGCCGAGAATTACTGGTGGCGTGGGCAGAACACGCGGACGCTCTGTGTGGGACCCTTCCCTCGCAACGTGGTGACCTCCGTGGCCGGCCTGTCTGCCCAGGACATCAGCCAGCCCCTGCAGAACAGCTTCATCCACACGGGACATGGCGACAGCAACCCCCGCCACTGCTGGGGCTTCCCTGACAGGATCGACGA GCTGTATCTGGGAAACCCCATGGACCCTCCCGACCTGCTAAGTGTGGAACTGAGCACCTCACGACCCacccagcaccacccaggaaggGCGAAAA GGGAGCCTCCACCTCGCCCTCCTCAGCCTGCCATCTTCACTCAGA AACCCACCTACGACCCCGTGTGTGAGGACCAAGACCCCTTGTCCAGCGACTTCAAGAGGCTGGGCCTGCGGAAGCCAGGCCTGCCCCGAGCGCTGTGGCTAGCGAAGCCCTCGGCCCGCGTGCCGGGCACCAAGGCTGGCCGTGGCAGCGGGGCTGAGGTCACGCTAATAGACTTCGGCGAGGAGCCCGTGGCCCCGGCCGCACGACCCTGCGCGCCCTCCCTGGCACGGCTGGCCATGGACGCCTGCTCCTTGCTGGACAAGACCCCGCCCCAGAGCCCCACGCGGGCCCTGCCGCGGCCCCTGCATCCCACGCCTGTGGTGGACTGGGACGCGCGCCCCttgcccccgccccctgcctaCGATGACGTGGCCCAAGATGAGGATGACTTTGAGGTCTGCTCCATCAACAGCACCCTGGTGGGCCTCGGGGTCCCTGCTGGGCCCAGCCAGGGTGAGACCAATTACGCCTTCGTGCCTGAGCAGGCGCGGCTCCCACCTCCCCTGGAGGACAATTTGTTCCTCCTGCCCCAGGGTGGGAGCAAGCCGCCCAGCTCAGCCCAGACCGCAGAGATCTTCCAGGCGCTGCAGCAGGAGTGCATGCGGCAGCTGCAGGTCCCAGCTGGCTCGCTGGCCTCCTCGCCCAGTCCGGCAGGCGACGACAAGCCTCAGGTGCCCCCGCGGGTGCCCATCCCCCCGCGGCCCACGCGCCCACGCGGCGAGCTGTCTCCAGCCCCCTTGGGCGAGGAAGAGACAGGGCAATGGCCCGGACCTGCCTCTCCTCCCCGGGTGCCTCCCCGGGAGCCCCTGTCCCCGCAAGGCTCGCGAACCCCCAGTCCCCTCGTGCTCCCAGGCAGCTCCCCGCTGCCACCCCGGCTCTCCAGCTCGCCCGGTAAGGCCATGCCCACCACCCAGAGCTTCGCCTCAGACCCCAAGTATGCCACGCCCCAGGTGATCCAGGCGCCTGGCCCCCGGGCCGGTCCCTGCATCCTGCCCATCGTCCGAGACGGCAAGAAGATTAGCAGCACCCACTACTACCTGCTGCCGGAGCGCCCACCCTACCTGGAGCGCTACCAGCGCTTCCTGCGGGAGACCCAGAGCCCCGAAGAGACAGCGCCCCTGCCTGTGCCCCTGCTGCTGCCCCCACCCAGCACCCCGGCCCCCGCTGCCCCCACTGCCACTGTGCGGCCCATGCCCCAGGCTGCCCCAGACCCCAAGGCCAACTTCTCCTCCAACAACAGCAACTCGGGGGCCCGGCCACCAACCCTGAGGGCCGCTGCTCGGCTGTCGCAGAGGGGCTGCCCAGGGGACGGGCCAGAGGCTGGACGGCCGGCAGACAAGATCCAGACG CTGCAGGCCATGGTGCATGGGGTGACCACAGAGGAGTGCCAGGCGGCCCTGCAGAGTCACGGCTGGAGCGTGCAGAGGGCTGCCCAGTATTTGAAG GTGGAGCAGCTCTTTGGGTTGGGTCTGCGGCCACGGGGCGAGTGCCACAAAGTGCTGGAGATGTTTGACTGGAACCTGGAACAAGCCGGCTGCCACCTCCTGGGCTCATGCGGCCCTGCCCACCACAA GCGCTGA
- the TNK2 gene encoding activated CDC42 kinase 1 isoform X6, translating into MQPEEGTGWLLELLSEVQLQQYFLRLRDDLNVTRLSHFEYVKNEDLEKIGMGRPGQRRLWEAVKRRKAMCKRKSWMSKVFSGKRLEAEFPPPHSQSALRKTSPTPGGPAGEGSLQSLTCLIGEKDLRLLEKLGDGSFGVVRRGEWDAPSGKTVSVAVKCLKPDVLSQPEAMDDFIREVNAMHSLDHRNLIRLYGVVLTPPMKMVTELAPLGSLLDRLRKHQGHFLLGTLSRYAVQVAEGMGYLESKRFIHRDLAARNLLLATRDLVKIGDFGLMRALPQNDDHYVMQEHRKVPFAWCAPESLKTRTFSHASDTWMFGVTLWEMFTYGQEPWIGLNGSQILHKIDKEGERLPRPEDCPQDIYNVMVQCWAHKPEDRPTFVALRDFLLEAQPTDMRALQDFEEPDKLHIQMNDVITVIEGRAENYWWRGQNTRTLCVGPFPRNVVTSVAGLSAQDISQPLQNSFIHTGHGDSNPRHCWGFPDRIDELYLGNPMDPPDLLSVELSTSRPTQHHPGRAKREPPPRPPQPAIFTQSKWGCFRRLGPRPRPSSPLLPPLILEEPTYDPVCEDQDPLSSDFKRLGLRKPGLPRALWLAKPSARVPGTKAGRGSGAEVTLIDFGEEPVAPAARPCAPSLARLAMDACSLLDKTPPQSPTRALPRPLHPTPVVDWDARPLPPPPAYDDVAQDEDDFEVCSINSTLVGLGVPAGPSQGETNYAFVPEQARLPPPLEDNLFLLPQGGSKPPSSAQTAEIFQALQQECMRQLQVPAGSLASSPSPAGDDKPQVPPRVPIPPRPTRPRGELSPAPLGEEETGQWPGPASPPRVPPREPLSPQGSRTPSPLVLPGSSPLPPRLSSSPGKAMPTTQSFASDPKYATPQVIQAPGPRAGPCILPIVRDGKKISSTHYYLLPERPPYLERYQRFLRETQSPEETAPLPVPLLLPPPSTPAPAAPTATVRPMPQAAPDPKANFSSNNSNSGARPPTLRAAARLSQRGCPGDGPEAGRPADKIQTVEQLFGLGLRPRGECHKVLEMFDWNLEQAGCHLLGSCGPAHHKR; encoded by the exons ATGCAGCCAGAGGAGGGCACAGGCTGGCTCCTGGAACTGCTATCCGAGGTGCAGCTGCAGCAGTACTTCCTGCGGCTCCGCGACGACCTCAATGTTACCCGCTTGTCCCACTTTGAGTACGTCAAGAATGAGGACCTGGAGAAGATTGGCATGGGCCGGCCTG GCCAGCGGCGGCTGTGGGAGGCTGTGAAAAGGCGAAAGGCCATGTGCAAGCGCAAGTCTTGGATGAGCAAG GTGTTCAGTGGAAAGCGGCTGGAGGCTGAGTTCCCCCCTCCTCACTCTCAGAGCGCCCTCCGAAagacctcccccaccccagggggCCCAGCAGGGGAGGGGTCCCTGCAGAGCCTCACCTGCCTCATCGGGGAGAAGGACCTGCGCCTCTTGGAGAAGCTGGGAGATGGCTCCTTCGGCGTGGTGCGCAGGGGCGAGTGGGACGCCCCCTCGGGGAAGACG GTGAGTGTGGCTGTGAAGTGCCTGAAACCGGACGTGCTAAGCCAGCCGGAAGCCATGGACGACTTCATCCGGGAGGTCAACGCCATGCACTCGCTCGACCACCGCAACCTCATCCGCCTCTACGGCGTGGTGCTCACGCCGCCCATGAAGATG GTGACAGAGCTGGCGCCTCTGGGCTCGCTGCTGGACAGACTGCGCAAGCACCAGGGCCACTTCCTCCTGGGGACTCTGAGCCGCTATGCTGTGCAGGTGGCTGAGGGCATGGGCTACCTGGAGTCCAAGCGCTTTATTCACCGCGACCTGGCTGCCCGCAATCTGCTGCTGGCCACCCGGGACCTGGTCAAGATCGGGGACTTCGGGCTGATGCGAGCACTGCCCCAGAACGATGACCACTACGTCATGCAGGAGCATCGCAAGGTGCCCTTTGCCTG GTGTGCCCCCGAGAGCCTGAAGACACGCACCTTCTCCCATGCCAGCGACACCTGGATGTTTGGGGTGACGCTGTGGGAGATGTTCACCTATGGCCAGGAGCCCTGGATTGGCCTCAATGGCAGTCAG ATCCTGCACAAGATTGACAAGGAGGGGGAGCGCCTGCCCCGACCCGAGGACTGTCCCCAAGACATCTACAACGTCATGGTGCAGTGCTGGGCTCACAAGCCAGAGGACAGACCCACCTTCGTGGCCCTTCGGGacttcctgctggag GCCCAGCCCACGGACATGCGGGCCCTGCAGGACTTTGAGGAGCCGGACAAGCTGCACATCCAGATGAATGACGTCATCACAGTCATCGAGGGGAG GGCCGAGAATTACTGGTGGCGTGGGCAGAACACGCGGACGCTCTGTGTGGGACCCTTCCCTCGCAACGTGGTGACCTCCGTGGCCGGCCTGTCTGCCCAGGACATCAGCCAGCCCCTGCAGAACAGCTTCATCCACACGGGACATGGCGACAGCAACCCCCGCCACTGCTGGGGCTTCCCTGACAGGATCGACGA GCTGTATCTGGGAAACCCCATGGACCCTCCCGACCTGCTAAGTGTGGAACTGAGCACCTCACGACCCacccagcaccacccaggaaggGCGAAAA GGGAGCCTCCACCTCGCCCTCCTCAGCCTGCCATCTTCACTCAGAGTAAGTGGGGCTGCTTTCGACGCCTTGGCCCTCGCCCCcgcccttcctctcctctccttcctcctctcatCCTGGAAG AACCCACCTACGACCCCGTGTGTGAGGACCAAGACCCCTTGTCCAGCGACTTCAAGAGGCTGGGCCTGCGGAAGCCAGGCCTGCCCCGAGCGCTGTGGCTAGCGAAGCCCTCGGCCCGCGTGCCGGGCACCAAGGCTGGCCGTGGCAGCGGGGCTGAGGTCACGCTAATAGACTTCGGCGAGGAGCCCGTGGCCCCGGCCGCACGACCCTGCGCGCCCTCCCTGGCACGGCTGGCCATGGACGCCTGCTCCTTGCTGGACAAGACCCCGCCCCAGAGCCCCACGCGGGCCCTGCCGCGGCCCCTGCATCCCACGCCTGTGGTGGACTGGGACGCGCGCCCCttgcccccgccccctgcctaCGATGACGTGGCCCAAGATGAGGATGACTTTGAGGTCTGCTCCATCAACAGCACCCTGGTGGGCCTCGGGGTCCCTGCTGGGCCCAGCCAGGGTGAGACCAATTACGCCTTCGTGCCTGAGCAGGCGCGGCTCCCACCTCCCCTGGAGGACAATTTGTTCCTCCTGCCCCAGGGTGGGAGCAAGCCGCCCAGCTCAGCCCAGACCGCAGAGATCTTCCAGGCGCTGCAGCAGGAGTGCATGCGGCAGCTGCAGGTCCCAGCTGGCTCGCTGGCCTCCTCGCCCAGTCCGGCAGGCGACGACAAGCCTCAGGTGCCCCCGCGGGTGCCCATCCCCCCGCGGCCCACGCGCCCACGCGGCGAGCTGTCTCCAGCCCCCTTGGGCGAGGAAGAGACAGGGCAATGGCCCGGACCTGCCTCTCCTCCCCGGGTGCCTCCCCGGGAGCCCCTGTCCCCGCAAGGCTCGCGAACCCCCAGTCCCCTCGTGCTCCCAGGCAGCTCCCCGCTGCCACCCCGGCTCTCCAGCTCGCCCGGTAAGGCCATGCCCACCACCCAGAGCTTCGCCTCAGACCCCAAGTATGCCACGCCCCAGGTGATCCAGGCGCCTGGCCCCCGGGCCGGTCCCTGCATCCTGCCCATCGTCCGAGACGGCAAGAAGATTAGCAGCACCCACTACTACCTGCTGCCGGAGCGCCCACCCTACCTGGAGCGCTACCAGCGCTTCCTGCGGGAGACCCAGAGCCCCGAAGAGACAGCGCCCCTGCCTGTGCCCCTGCTGCTGCCCCCACCCAGCACCCCGGCCCCCGCTGCCCCCACTGCCACTGTGCGGCCCATGCCCCAGGCTGCCCCAGACCCCAAGGCCAACTTCTCCTCCAACAACAGCAACTCGGGGGCCCGGCCACCAACCCTGAGGGCCGCTGCTCGGCTGTCGCAGAGGGGCTGCCCAGGGGACGGGCCAGAGGCTGGACGGCCGGCAGACAAGATCCAGACG GTGGAGCAGCTCTTTGGGTTGGGTCTGCGGCCACGGGGCGAGTGCCACAAAGTGCTGGAGATGTTTGACTGGAACCTGGAACAAGCCGGCTGCCACCTCCTGGGCTCATGCGGCCCTGCCCACCACAA GCGCTGA
- the TNK2 gene encoding activated CDC42 kinase 1 isoform X2, producing MQPEEGTGWLLELLSEVQLQQYFLRLRDDLNVTRLSHFEYVKNEDLEKIGMGRPGQRRLWEAVKRRKAMCKRKSWMSKSALRKTSPTPGGPAGEGSLQSLTCLIGEKDLRLLEKLGDGSFGVVRRGEWDAPSGKTVSVAVKCLKPDVLSQPEAMDDFIREVNAMHSLDHRNLIRLYGVVLTPPMKMVTELAPLGSLLDRLRKHQGHFLLGTLSRYAVQVAEGMGYLESKRFIHRDLAARNLLLATRDLVKIGDFGLMRALPQNDDHYVMQEHRKVPFAWCAPESLKTRTFSHASDTWMFGVTLWEMFTYGQEPWIGLNGSQILHKIDKEGERLPRPEDCPQDIYNVMVQCWAHKPEDRPTFVALRDFLLEAQPTDMRALQDFEEPDKLHIQMNDVITVIEGRAENYWWRGQNTRTLCVGPFPRNVVTSVAGLSAQDISQPLQNSFIHTGHGDSNPRHCWGFPDRIDELYLGNPMDPPDLLSVELSTSRPTQHHPGRAKREPPPRPPQPAIFTQSKWGCFRRLGPRPRPSSPLLPPLILEEPTYDPVCEDQDPLSSDFKRLGLRKPGLPRALWLAKPSARVPGTKAGRGSGAEVTLIDFGEEPVAPAARPCAPSLARLAMDACSLLDKTPPQSPTRALPRPLHPTPVVDWDARPLPPPPAYDDVAQDEDDFEVCSINSTLVGLGVPAGPSQGETNYAFVPEQARLPPPLEDNLFLLPQGGSKPPSSAQTAEIFQALQQECMRQLQVPAGSLASSPSPAGDDKPQVPPRVPIPPRPTRPRGELSPAPLGEEETGQWPGPASPPRVPPREPLSPQGSRTPSPLVLPGSSPLPPRLSSSPGKAMPTTQSFASDPKYATPQVIQAPGPRAGPCILPIVRDGKKISSTHYYLLPERPPYLERYQRFLRETQSPEETAPLPVPLLLPPPSTPAPAAPTATVRPMPQAAPDPKANFSSNNSNSGARPPTLRAAARLSQRGCPGDGPEAGRPADKIQTLQAMVHGVTTEECQAALQSHGWSVQRAAQYLKVEQLFGLGLRPRGECHKVLEMFDWNLEQAGCHLLGSCGPAHHKR from the exons ATGCAGCCAGAGGAGGGCACAGGCTGGCTCCTGGAACTGCTATCCGAGGTGCAGCTGCAGCAGTACTTCCTGCGGCTCCGCGACGACCTCAATGTTACCCGCTTGTCCCACTTTGAGTACGTCAAGAATGAGGACCTGGAGAAGATTGGCATGGGCCGGCCTG GCCAGCGGCGGCTGTGGGAGGCTGTGAAAAGGCGAAAGGCCATGTGCAAGCGCAAGTCTTGGATGAGCAAG AGCGCCCTCCGAAagacctcccccaccccagggggCCCAGCAGGGGAGGGGTCCCTGCAGAGCCTCACCTGCCTCATCGGGGAGAAGGACCTGCGCCTCTTGGAGAAGCTGGGAGATGGCTCCTTCGGCGTGGTGCGCAGGGGCGAGTGGGACGCCCCCTCGGGGAAGACG GTGAGTGTGGCTGTGAAGTGCCTGAAACCGGACGTGCTAAGCCAGCCGGAAGCCATGGACGACTTCATCCGGGAGGTCAACGCCATGCACTCGCTCGACCACCGCAACCTCATCCGCCTCTACGGCGTGGTGCTCACGCCGCCCATGAAGATG GTGACAGAGCTGGCGCCTCTGGGCTCGCTGCTGGACAGACTGCGCAAGCACCAGGGCCACTTCCTCCTGGGGACTCTGAGCCGCTATGCTGTGCAGGTGGCTGAGGGCATGGGCTACCTGGAGTCCAAGCGCTTTATTCACCGCGACCTGGCTGCCCGCAATCTGCTGCTGGCCACCCGGGACCTGGTCAAGATCGGGGACTTCGGGCTGATGCGAGCACTGCCCCAGAACGATGACCACTACGTCATGCAGGAGCATCGCAAGGTGCCCTTTGCCTG GTGTGCCCCCGAGAGCCTGAAGACACGCACCTTCTCCCATGCCAGCGACACCTGGATGTTTGGGGTGACGCTGTGGGAGATGTTCACCTATGGCCAGGAGCCCTGGATTGGCCTCAATGGCAGTCAG ATCCTGCACAAGATTGACAAGGAGGGGGAGCGCCTGCCCCGACCCGAGGACTGTCCCCAAGACATCTACAACGTCATGGTGCAGTGCTGGGCTCACAAGCCAGAGGACAGACCCACCTTCGTGGCCCTTCGGGacttcctgctggag GCCCAGCCCACGGACATGCGGGCCCTGCAGGACTTTGAGGAGCCGGACAAGCTGCACATCCAGATGAATGACGTCATCACAGTCATCGAGGGGAG GGCCGAGAATTACTGGTGGCGTGGGCAGAACACGCGGACGCTCTGTGTGGGACCCTTCCCTCGCAACGTGGTGACCTCCGTGGCCGGCCTGTCTGCCCAGGACATCAGCCAGCCCCTGCAGAACAGCTTCATCCACACGGGACATGGCGACAGCAACCCCCGCCACTGCTGGGGCTTCCCTGACAGGATCGACGA GCTGTATCTGGGAAACCCCATGGACCCTCCCGACCTGCTAAGTGTGGAACTGAGCACCTCACGACCCacccagcaccacccaggaaggGCGAAAA GGGAGCCTCCACCTCGCCCTCCTCAGCCTGCCATCTTCACTCAGAGTAAGTGGGGCTGCTTTCGACGCCTTGGCCCTCGCCCCcgcccttcctctcctctccttcctcctctcatCCTGGAAG AACCCACCTACGACCCCGTGTGTGAGGACCAAGACCCCTTGTCCAGCGACTTCAAGAGGCTGGGCCTGCGGAAGCCAGGCCTGCCCCGAGCGCTGTGGCTAGCGAAGCCCTCGGCCCGCGTGCCGGGCACCAAGGCTGGCCGTGGCAGCGGGGCTGAGGTCACGCTAATAGACTTCGGCGAGGAGCCCGTGGCCCCGGCCGCACGACCCTGCGCGCCCTCCCTGGCACGGCTGGCCATGGACGCCTGCTCCTTGCTGGACAAGACCCCGCCCCAGAGCCCCACGCGGGCCCTGCCGCGGCCCCTGCATCCCACGCCTGTGGTGGACTGGGACGCGCGCCCCttgcccccgccccctgcctaCGATGACGTGGCCCAAGATGAGGATGACTTTGAGGTCTGCTCCATCAACAGCACCCTGGTGGGCCTCGGGGTCCCTGCTGGGCCCAGCCAGGGTGAGACCAATTACGCCTTCGTGCCTGAGCAGGCGCGGCTCCCACCTCCCCTGGAGGACAATTTGTTCCTCCTGCCCCAGGGTGGGAGCAAGCCGCCCAGCTCAGCCCAGACCGCAGAGATCTTCCAGGCGCTGCAGCAGGAGTGCATGCGGCAGCTGCAGGTCCCAGCTGGCTCGCTGGCCTCCTCGCCCAGTCCGGCAGGCGACGACAAGCCTCAGGTGCCCCCGCGGGTGCCCATCCCCCCGCGGCCCACGCGCCCACGCGGCGAGCTGTCTCCAGCCCCCTTGGGCGAGGAAGAGACAGGGCAATGGCCCGGACCTGCCTCTCCTCCCCGGGTGCCTCCCCGGGAGCCCCTGTCCCCGCAAGGCTCGCGAACCCCCAGTCCCCTCGTGCTCCCAGGCAGCTCCCCGCTGCCACCCCGGCTCTCCAGCTCGCCCGGTAAGGCCATGCCCACCACCCAGAGCTTCGCCTCAGACCCCAAGTATGCCACGCCCCAGGTGATCCAGGCGCCTGGCCCCCGGGCCGGTCCCTGCATCCTGCCCATCGTCCGAGACGGCAAGAAGATTAGCAGCACCCACTACTACCTGCTGCCGGAGCGCCCACCCTACCTGGAGCGCTACCAGCGCTTCCTGCGGGAGACCCAGAGCCCCGAAGAGACAGCGCCCCTGCCTGTGCCCCTGCTGCTGCCCCCACCCAGCACCCCGGCCCCCGCTGCCCCCACTGCCACTGTGCGGCCCATGCCCCAGGCTGCCCCAGACCCCAAGGCCAACTTCTCCTCCAACAACAGCAACTCGGGGGCCCGGCCACCAACCCTGAGGGCCGCTGCTCGGCTGTCGCAGAGGGGCTGCCCAGGGGACGGGCCAGAGGCTGGACGGCCGGCAGACAAGATCCAGACG CTGCAGGCCATGGTGCATGGGGTGACCACAGAGGAGTGCCAGGCGGCCCTGCAGAGTCACGGCTGGAGCGTGCAGAGGGCTGCCCAGTATTTGAAG GTGGAGCAGCTCTTTGGGTTGGGTCTGCGGCCACGGGGCGAGTGCCACAAAGTGCTGGAGATGTTTGACTGGAACCTGGAACAAGCCGGCTGCCACCTCCTGGGCTCATGCGGCCCTGCCCACCACAA GCGCTGA